In the genome of Colwellia sp. PAMC 21821, the window TAAGGCTTACATCCAGGGTAACCACATTGACCACATTGTGTTTGTGGCAGTAGGGCGTCTAATTGCTCAGCGAGTGGATCACCGATGACTTTAAACCGTACAGAGGCGAAACCTAATAAGGCTCCAAACAAAGCGGCAAGAACACCGACGACTAATATTGCGATGAGTGTACTCATTAAAACTTAACCAATCCTGTAAAGCCCATAAACGCTAATGACATTAAACCCGCGGTGATCATGGCAATTGCTGAACCTTTAAAGGGGCCTGGTACATCGGCATTGGCTAGTTTTTCGCGCATGGCTGAAAACATGATCAAGACCAATGAAAAGCCAACAGCAGCACCAAAACCGTAAACAATAGATTCGAAAAAATTATGCTGTTCTTGAAAGTTTAACAAGGCAACACCCAGCACGGCACAATTCGTGGTAATAAGCGGTAGAAATATACCTAATAAGCGATATAAATTGGCACTTGTTTTATGTACCACCATTTCGGTAAATTGCACAACAACGGCAATCACTAAAATAAAGGTCATGGTGGTTAAATACTCTAGGCCTAAGGGCGCTAAAACATAACTATTTACGATATAGCTTAATAACGAGGCTAGCGTCATGACAAATGTGGTCGCAAAAGACATGCCTATGGCGGTTTCAGTTCTAGACGACACGCCCATAAATGGACATAAGCCAAGAAACTTAACCAAGACAAAGTTATTTACTAATACTGTGCCAACAAGTAGCAAGAGATAATCAGTCATTCGATCAATATTTTACCGTGAAAATTCGCACTATTATCCGTGTTTATCTAGCAATAAACAACATACGAACAGTAGGGATATTCATTTTAATGTTGAGTTATTTAAATGTGAGAGTGAAACTGTATTAAAGTTAACCAAGACTATGACAAAAAAATGCTTTTTAAACACCTTTAGTTACAGGTATAAAAAATTAAAGCCACTAATATATAGTGGCTTTAATTGCAGGTATAAGAAACGAACTATACTGAAGATATAGTTCTGGGCTTACCAATATAAAAACCCTGACAACCATCAACAAATAGTTTTTCAAGCATAAATTTCTCTTCTTGGCTTTCAACGCTCTCTGCCAATACACTAATACTTAACCTGTGCGCTAAGTCGACCATTAAGCGCATAAAATATTGATTGTTTTTATCTTCGTCTATATCACGGGTATAAGTGCTATCCATTTTTATAAAGTCAGGTTTTAAATCTCTGAAAAATTTAAATGAGGTTAAACCTATACCGAAGCGCTCAACGGTAATTCGGGCGCCAACTCTGTGGACCATATCAATAAAGTTTTTACTGGTTTTTATGTTTTGCTGTAAACCACTCTCGGTAATTTCAAAAACAAGTTTTGAGGCAATTATGTTGTCACGCAATAAACGTCTTTCTAACCAAATCAAGAAGTGACCGTCGTTAATCGAGCGTGCGCTAACGTTAATACCAAAGAAGTTATCGTGCATGTTTCTGTTGGCAATTTCTTTAATTGCAGCTTCAATAATCATTTGGTCGACAGCCACTATTTTGTCGAGTTTTTCTGCCATGGCAAAGAAAGACGCGGTCGGTAAAATATCGTCATTGCTATTTAAAAATCGTGTCAGGATTTCTCCATATACGCGATTGTTAGGGCTACTTGGCTTGATAGGTTGAACAAGTAAATTAACTCTTTGGTTTGCAATGACACTATCAATTTCTTGACGCCAATTTTGGTTACCATAACTCGCGCTACTGTTGTCTAAAATACTGGTGTCAGTTTGGGCATACCAGGCGTTAACACTTTGGGTTTGCGCAACACTAATACCGGTATCAGCTAAGGCTAAAAGCTCACCTAAGGGTTTGTCATTATCAAAGTAAACTAAACCCGTGTAGCCCACAGAGTCGAGATCTAAGGCTTGTTGATATCTATTGAAGCTTGCGGTTAACTCTGTCGCAAATGTTTCAGCACTTTTTAAGCTAATATTAGGAATTAATGTCGCAAAGTCAGAGCTATTTAATCTAAAGACCTGCGCACCTTTATAGCGACTGATAGCATTTTTCATTATATCAGCAACTTTGCGAATATAATTATCACCTTCGTGGTAACCGTGAATTTGGTTAATAGTTTGTAATTCAGAACAACGAGTAATTGATAAAACACCGAAATCTGAACGGTTATCAGCATTTTCAAAAAATTGAACAAAGCGGTTACGGTTTTCTAATTTAGTGACTGGTTCAATGTAGGCGTCTTTTTCTAATAAGGCTGTTGCGGTAATTTTACTCGCCAAAAGCGCTCTAAGTGCTATTAAACTTTGCTCTATGTTAGGTAAAGTGATTTCGTGCTTGTTAGCGTCATCAGTGTCTTCTTTGCCTTCAATAATCTGCGTAAGATCTTGTTTTACTTGCTTGTCAATTCTGTCTGCAAATTTACGCGATCTTGCAATACTTAATGGGGCTGAAAAAATAGTAAATAATAGCGCAATAATAAATTCAGCTAATACGGTTGTGCGCAAAAAGATTAAATCAGCACTTGCATCTAATTGAAATTGTATAATTAAGCTTGAATTAGGAAGGGTAACTTGGCTAACGGGTGACAAAATAAACTCGTCTATAAACGTAGGTTTATTTTGTTCGTTGACAATGACTTCACCTTCTATATTGATAATGTTTATAAAGTGATAAGGGTTAAATATAGGAAGTTGCTTAGCAAGTGACTCACTTTTCCCAAAATCTATTTGCTTGTCTAAAGTGAGTAAAACTTGTTGATGTTGGCTTTGCTGCGCTGATATTTGTGATGCCAATAACACAGCGCCAGCTAACGCTACGCAGGCACTAAAGCCGATAGCAAAAAGAAAGTTTCTTAAAAGTAATTGAGAATATGTATACATATAATTCCAAAGTGCCTGTGTGCTGTAATTAAGGTAGCAAATGCTTAGCCGCTAATGTTTTTTAACATAAACTGGACTAATTTACTAACTATCTGATAATGCCGCAATAATTATTATGCTTATGTTATCTAAAATTTTTGATATTTCTGCCTGATGATCTCGGTAAGTGAACAATAATAAGCTACACTGGCTTCGAAAATTAACTTGCTATGGAAAGAGCAACTCTATATAATTTGCGCAGCTTTAATATAGCAATATCTCACTGAAAAGATTTTTATCGAAGTTTGATAACAATCTAAGATGTTGTTGTACAGAACCAAGAGAGTTATTGCTTGGTTTACATCGTGGGTTCAGTGAATAAGCCCCGCGTATTGGGGCTTTTTTGTATCTTAACTTTGTGAAAAGGTGCAATAGCAGCAAGGTATATCGCTGGGCTTTAAGCCCTTTTTTTGTTTCTGGACTCTTCCAAATTGGAGAAAAGTGATTGGCTAAATTTGAACACAAATTAACCGCAATGTTACGTCCTGCCGTTGAAGAAACGGGTAAGGAATTATTAGGCGTTGAATTTATCAGTGCCGGCAACCATTCGGTTTTACGATTATTTATCGACCATGAAAATGGTATCGATGTTGATGACTGCGCAGAAGTTAGTCGTCAAGTAGGGGCTATTCTAGATGTAGAAGACCCGATCAGTAGTGAATATAGCTTAGAAGTTTCATCACCTGGGCTTGACCGCCCACTTTTTGACAAAGCGCACTTCGAGGCGGTTGTTGATGAAACAGTAGAAGTAAAAATTTCTATGCCATTGAATGGCCGTCGTAAATTCAAAGGCAAATTAGTTGCCGTTGACAACGATAGTTTAATTGTAATGGTGGATAACGAGGAATATGTACTTGTTATTAGTAACATTGACAAGGCACACCTTGTTTTTAACCATCGTAAATAAATTTAAATA includes:
- the rsxA gene encoding electron transport complex subunit RsxA — translated: MTDYLLLLVGTVLVNNFVLVKFLGLCPFMGVSSRTETAIGMSFATTFVMTLASLLSYIVNSYVLAPLGLEYLTTMTFILVIAVVVQFTEMVVHKTSANLYRLLGIFLPLITTNCAVLGVALLNFQEQHNFFESIVYGFGAAVGFSLVLIMFSAMREKLANADVPGPFKGSAIAMITAGLMSLAFMGFTGLVKF
- a CDS encoding GGDEF domain-containing protein; its protein translation is MYTYSQLLLRNFLFAIGFSACVALAGAVLLASQISAQQSQHQQVLLTLDKQIDFGKSESLAKQLPIFNPYHFINIINIEGEVIVNEQNKPTFIDEFILSPVSQVTLPNSSLIIQFQLDASADLIFLRTTVLAEFIIALLFTIFSAPLSIARSRKFADRIDKQVKQDLTQIIEGKEDTDDANKHEITLPNIEQSLIALRALLASKITATALLEKDAYIEPVTKLENRNRFVQFFENADNRSDFGVLSITRCSELQTINQIHGYHEGDNYIRKVADIMKNAISRYKGAQVFRLNSSDFATLIPNISLKSAETFATELTASFNRYQQALDLDSVGYTGLVYFDNDKPLGELLALADTGISVAQTQSVNAWYAQTDTSILDNSSASYGNQNWRQEIDSVIANQRVNLLVQPIKPSSPNNRVYGEILTRFLNSNDDILPTASFFAMAEKLDKIVAVDQMIIEAAIKEIANRNMHDNFFGINVSARSINDGHFLIWLERRLLRDNIIASKLVFEITESGLQQNIKTSKNFIDMVHRVGARITVERFGIGLTSFKFFRDLKPDFIKMDSTYTRDIDEDKNNQYFMRLMVDLAHRLSISVLAESVESQEEKFMLEKLFVDGCQGFYIGKPRTISSV
- the rimP gene encoding ribosome maturation factor RimP; its protein translation is MAKFEHKLTAMLRPAVEETGKELLGVEFISAGNHSVLRLFIDHENGIDVDDCAEVSRQVGAILDVEDPISSEYSLEVSSPGLDRPLFDKAHFEAVVDETVEVKISMPLNGRRKFKGKLVAVDNDSLIVMVDNEEYVLVISNIDKAHLVFNHRK